In the Helianthus annuus cultivar XRQ/B chromosome 11, HanXRQr2.0-SUNRISE, whole genome shotgun sequence genome, one interval contains:
- the LOC110890559 gene encoding B3 domain-containing protein Os01g0234100-like, with translation MANTAQSGMIGQIVRVVDEIKRCKITKTKEDFDRWEKSLNSFELLGMKVGFLCDKVHTLATLVFESEVAVDIKQYLEARNEHKRAEDEIKKVAAKLKELKGEAIKFAGIAGSLKHKVEKYEQKGVG, from the exons ATGGCAAATACTGCTCAATCAG GTATGATTGGTCAAATTGTAAGAGTTGTTGATGAGATCAAAAGATGCAAGATCACCAAAACTAAAGAAGACTTTGATAGATGGGAGAAGTCCTTGAATTCTTTTGAACTTTTGGGCATGAAGGTCGGCTTTTTATGTGATAAGGTACATACACTTGCAACCCTTGTGTTTGAATCAGAAGTTGCAGTGGATATAAAGCAGTATCTTGAGGCAAGAAACGAACATAAACGTGCTGAAGATGAAATCAAGAAAGTTGCAGCAAAGCTAAAGGAGTTGAAGGGAGAGGCTATAAAGTTTGCGGGGATTGCGGGTAGTTTGAAACACAAGGTTGAGAAGTATGAACAAAAAGGAGTAGGTTGA